The Elaeis guineensis isolate ETL-2024a chromosome 13, EG11, whole genome shotgun sequence genome includes a region encoding these proteins:
- the LOC140853471 gene encoding G-type lectin S-receptor-like serine/threonine-protein kinase LECRK4 produces MASAISYILFLSIFSSTFALGAAQPRQPNISLDTSLHPTANPTSWQSPNGRFAFGFYPEGTGFSIGIWLVASPENSTVIWTADRDDPPVTKDAVLKLTNEGLKLLLQHSEGRLISNLSTGNDASSASMLDSGNFVIYDSNFNVIWETFDNPTDTIMAGQELHSGSKLVSSASETNHSSGKFQLSMQTDGNLVLYPVASPDRPEDSYYASGTDGDGYQSLNLDDKGSLYLLNDNVTYNLTSGYHSGTALVHRATLGVDGIFRLYSHDLELNTEQVLKKFPDVTDPCAVKGTCGVNSYCTSANGQVVCSCLRGFDYLDANRTSNGCRRNFTASGCYSNNDNTTYLSTLDNVAWMDGSYADSLSVTSDEACSDACLSDCKCDAALFKHNTCSKQVLPLRYGIRDDSTTTFIKLANISAGGWPVINSRPESPSAAPVVIIRRKFSVKISIVSAAIIACIISSLATLIFFFYRYRAGRYGRLWRNKEPALVDEIAPRPFSYHELREATDGFKEELGKGAFGTVFKGTLPRGQRVIAVKRLEKVVDEGEREFRTEMRTIGRTHHKNLVRLLGFCDEGTNRLLVYEYMSNGSLADLIFKADGHPGWDERVRIALDIARGIHYLHEECETRIIHCDIKPQNILMDDNWTAKISDFGLAKLLMPSQTRTFTGIRGTRGYLAPEWHKNAPTTVKADVYSFGIVLLEIVCCRKNMELEAEEDAIMLLDWVYNCFMDGELEKLVPDEVDMTELNRLVKLGLCCTHSEPGSRPSMKNVMMMLEGNADISVPPSPGFSS; encoded by the coding sequence ATGGCTTCAGCAATATCCTACATCCTGTTCCTCTCCATCTTCTCATCAACGTTTGCACTGGGAGCAGCTCAACCAAGGCAGCCCAACATAAGCTTGGACACCTCTCTCCATCCCACCGCCAACCCTACATCATGGCAGTCACCAAATGGACGTTTCGCCTTCGGATTCTACCCAGAAGGCACGGGCTTCTCCATTGGAATATGGCTGGTGGCATCTCCTGAAAACTCCACTGTTATATGGACAGCAGACCGAGATGATCCACCGGTGACCAAAGATGCTGTATTGAAGCTAACTAATGAAGGGCTCAAGCTCCTCCTCCAACACTCAGAAGGGAGGCTCATCTCCAACCTTTCCACAGGCAACGATGCTTCCTCTGCTTCCATGCTCGATTCCGGGAACTTCGTCATCTATGACTCTAACTTTAATGTCATATGGGAAACCTTTGACAATCCAACGGACACAATCATGGCAGGTCAAGAGCTGCACTCTGGATCTAAGCTCGTTTCCAGCGCATCAGAAACCAACCACTCGAGTGGGAAGTTTCAGCTCAGCATGCAGACTGATGGGAACCTCGTTCTATATCCTGTGGCATCACCAGATCGTCCAGAGGATTCTTACTATGCCTCCGGAACAGATGGAGATGGCTACCAGAGCTTAAATCTGGATGATAAAGGTTCGCTGTACCTGCTCAACGACAATGTCACATACAATCTAACAAGCGGCTACCATAGCGGGACAGCGCTGGTGCATCGTGCAACGCTTGGTGTCGATGGGATCTTCCGGTTATATTCTCACGATCTCGAGTTAAATACAGAACAGGTATTGAAGAAATTCCCAGACGTAACAGATCCGTGTGCGGTCAAGGGAACCTGTGGTGTGAACAGCTACTGCACTTCCGCAAATGGACAAGTGGTATGCTCTTGTTTGCGTGGTTTCGATTATCTTGATGCTAACAGGACATCGAACGGATGCAGGAGGAACTTCACGGCCTCTGGTTGCTACTCGAACAATGATAACACGACATACTTGTCCACTCTGGACAACGTAGCATGGATGGATGGTTCCTATGCTGATTCACTGTCTGTAACAAGCGATGAAGCTTGCAGTGATGCATGTTTGAGTGATTGTAAATGTGATGCCGCTCTGTTTAAACACAATACGTGCAGCAAACAGGTGTTACCATTGAGATATGGGATCAGAGATGACTCCACCACGACATTCATCAAGCTGGCTAACATAAGCGCTGGAGGATGGCCTGTAATTAATAGCCGTCCAGAAAGCCCTTCTGCAGCTCCCGTTGTTATTATCAGGCGAAAGTTCAGCGTTAAGATTTCGATTGTGTCAGCGGCTATTATTGCTTGTATAATTTCTTCCTTGGCTACTTTAATTTTCTTCTTTTATAGGTATCGAGCTGGAAGGTACGGAAGGTTGTGGAGAAATAAAGAACCAGCTCTGGTGGACGAAATAGCACCCAGACCTTTTTCCTACCATGAGTTGAGGGAAGCGACCGATGGTTTCAAGGAAGAGCTAGGTAAGGGAGCCTTTGGAACTGTCTTTAAGGGGACCTTGCCTCGTGGTCAAAGAGTAATAGCTGTAAAAAGACTTGAGAAGGTGGTGGATGAGGGAGAAAGAGAGTTCCGAACAGAGATGAGGACAATTGGAAGAACTCACCACAAGAACTTGGTAAGACTGCTTGGCTTCTGTGATGAAGGTACTAACAGGCTCTTAGTCTATGAATACATGAGCAACGGATCGCTTGCAGACCTCATCTTTAAGGCTGACGGACACCCAGGTTGGGACGAGCGGGTAAGGATTGCGTTAGATATCGCTAGAGGGATCCATTATCTGCATGAGGAGTGTGAAACTCGTATCATACATTGTGACATAAAACCTCAAAACATACTGATGGATGATAATTGGACGGCAAAGATATCAGATTTTGGGTTAGCAAAGTTGTTGATGCCAAGTCAGACCAGAACATTTACGGGCATTAGAGGGACAAGGGGTTACCTTGCACCAGAATGGCACAAGAATGCGCCGACAACGGTGAAGGCAGATGTCTACAGCTTTGGCATTGTATTGCTCGAAATCGTATGCTGCAGGAAAAATATGGAATTGGAAGCTGAAGAAGATGCAATCATGCTTCTGGACTGGGTCTATAACTGCTTTATGGATGGAGAGTTGGAGAAGCTCGTGCCTGATGAAGT